TCTTGAAATCCTGAGCAATTTCACGCACCAAGCGCTGGAAAGGCAGCTTGCGGATCAGCAACTCTGTGCTCTTCTGGTAACGACGGATCTCACGCAGGGCAACAGTTCCGGGGCGATAACGATGAGGCTTCTTCACACCGCCGGTGGCTGGAGCACTCTTACGAGCCGCCTTAGTTGCCAGCTGCTTACGAGGCGCCTTGCCTCCGGTCGATTTACGAGCAGTCTGCTTAGTACGagccatttttatttcacaattttcactTCACACGGCAAATGTTAAAAACACAATAATCGGACGAAGCGACTCGGCTCTCgtatttatagtaaaactGGTGGTGGGTTGccgagcgagagcgagaacgagcGATCGGGTTTGTTGCCATTCCAGTGTGTGAGCAGCACGTAGATACATATTGCTGACTCTTTCTggtttttgtatctttgagtaTAAATAGAGGCGTTTGAGTCGGACCGAACAACAGTATCTTTCTGACTTCGTTGagtgtaaagtaaaatattaaaagtgtaAAATGACTGGTCGTGGTAAAGGTGGCAAGGGCTTGGGAAAAGGTGGCGCCAAGCGTCATCGCAAAGTGTTGCGTGATAACATCCAGGGTATCACGAAGCCAGCTATCCGTCGTCTAGCTCGTCGTGGCGGTGTGAAGCGCATCTCTGGTCTTATTTATGAGGAAACTCGTGGTGTGCTGAAGGTTTTCTTGGAAAACGTTATCCGTGATGCAGTCACATACACCGAACACGCCAAGAGGAAGACAGTCACAGCCATGGATGTTGTGTACGCTCTGAAGAGGCAAGGCCGCACTCTGTACGGTTTCGGCGGCtaagaaaatttgtatctaCTACAAAGTGCAAACTCAAAACCCACATCAATCGGTCCTTTTCAGGACCACCAAAACATTCACTAAAAGAGAAGataatcaatatattttaattgttaaataaaatgaaaacgaaactAACACGGCACTAAAAATTGTAGATAGAAAGAATAATTCCCTCAATTTCATCCAGATTGCCCCAGTTAAATTCtactatacaaataaataaattgtttttacacGCCGacttgtaaatatattaaaatggcttttaactttttccctaaattttttattatttagtattgtGTAAAAAatcctcaaaaaaaaattgtatagttTACCGATGCAGCGTGTTAAACATTTTACGATACTTTTCGACACAACTGTACCTCGTGTACAGTGCAAATACTTTGCTTATGTGAAAATCGACATTTTAAGACACTTTTTGACACAACTGTACCACGTGAGCAGTGTAGATTCTTTGCTCATGTGAAGATACTCAATACAGCATTTCTGAacgaatatcaatataattacttaagtatgtatgtatattaaaaaaatgattctctttaataaatatttggtcGTCCTGAAAAGGACGTTTTGGGTTTTAGTTTGATTTGTGTGTATATGCgagtttaaatttgaatttaagccTTCTTTTCAGTCTTCTTGGGCAAGAGAACAGCCTGAATATTAGGCAAAACACCGCCCTGGGCAATGGTGACACCCGAAAGCAGTTTGTTCAACTCCTCATCGTTGCGGATGGCCAATTG
This window of the Drosophila albomicans strain 15112-1751.03 chromosome 2L, ASM965048v2, whole genome shotgun sequence genome carries:
- the LOC117564298 gene encoding histone H4; protein product: MTGRGKGGKGLGKGGAKRHRKVLRDNIQGITKPAIRRLARRGGVKRISGLIYEETRGVLKVFLENVIRDAVTYTEHAKRKTVTAMDVVYALKRQGRTLYGFGG